One stretch of Rhizobium rhizoryzae DNA includes these proteins:
- a CDS encoding YncE family protein: MTKLSRSSQITLRTGVARVAILTSAMLFGMTSAFAQVAFEQPEKDYKGQVRLGSATRGQPLFSGGEVSVQGQNFKPGQKVQLLKGAVALSENGFTADQEGKFEGKFKLPENAVVGTYPLIVTTDSPYYADITKLKISPKVSLSGEDKFTLSSEKLSPGLYQIGISEKSNAVFVTSAVGRPPVKTSEILKLDPETLKVVARGKPADAKDGGVHAVYGLGVDDAKGTVWVTNTRQNTVAVYKQSDLSLVKQFEPGLAQHARDVKIDEKNGKAYVSQVGEPEVAVFDTNTLEKLPSVKIESKVRGEKFSPASIDFDPASGKVFVISLSTNEVAIIDSVAGKVDKVLPVKGGLSTIGIAYDAADDRIFVAGQGSDNLLILDGKTGETLHNVAVGAGSLNVTFEPVKKHAYVSSRDAGTVTVVDANGKIVANLPVAPFANHVVADGKGGVYAVNKSMNPDDPNGDRVTLITAK; the protein is encoded by the coding sequence ATGACGAAACTTTCGAGATCAAGCCAAATCACCCTGCGCACCGGAGTGGCACGGGTGGCAATCCTCACGAGTGCCATGTTGTTCGGCATGACCAGCGCCTTTGCGCAGGTCGCCTTTGAGCAGCCGGAGAAAGACTACAAGGGTCAGGTCCGGCTTGGTTCCGCAACGCGAGGCCAGCCATTGTTCTCGGGCGGGGAAGTGTCTGTGCAGGGGCAGAACTTCAAACCGGGGCAAAAGGTACAGTTGCTGAAAGGTGCGGTTGCGCTGAGCGAAAACGGTTTCACTGCCGACCAGGAAGGCAAGTTCGAAGGCAAATTCAAACTACCGGAAAATGCAGTCGTTGGAACTTATCCGCTGATCGTGACGACCGATTCGCCTTATTACGCAGACATTACCAAGCTGAAGATCTCGCCGAAGGTCTCGCTGTCCGGTGAGGACAAGTTCACGCTTTCGTCCGAGAAGCTTTCGCCGGGTCTCTACCAGATCGGCATCAGTGAAAAGAGCAATGCGGTCTTTGTTACGTCCGCGGTCGGTCGCCCACCCGTCAAAACATCTGAGATCCTCAAACTGGATCCTGAGACGCTGAAAGTCGTTGCGCGGGGAAAGCCTGCTGACGCAAAAGACGGCGGTGTACACGCAGTTTACGGTCTGGGTGTGGACGATGCAAAGGGGACGGTCTGGGTGACCAATACCCGCCAGAACACAGTTGCCGTCTACAAGCAGTCAGACCTTTCGCTGGTCAAGCAGTTCGAGCCGGGGCTTGCCCAGCATGCGCGTGACGTGAAAATCGATGAGAAGAATGGCAAGGCCTATGTCAGCCAAGTCGGAGAGCCGGAAGTTGCTGTCTTCGATACCAACACGCTTGAAAAACTACCTTCGGTGAAGATCGAGTCCAAGGTTCGCGGCGAGAAGTTCTCCCCCGCGAGCATCGATTTCGATCCGGCCAGCGGCAAGGTGTTCGTCATCAGCCTCTCGACCAATGAGGTGGCAATCATCGATTCGGTCGCTGGCAAGGTGGACAAGGTTCTGCCGGTGAAGGGTGGTCTTTCTACCATCGGCATCGCGTATGATGCAGCCGACGACCGCATTTTCGTGGCCGGGCAAGGCAGCGATAATCTGCTGATTCTCGATGGGAAGACGGGCGAGACGCTGCACAATGTTGCAGTGGGCGCTGGTTCGCTCAACGTCACTTTCGAACCGGTCAAGAAGCATGCTTATGTCAGCAGCCGCGATGCGGGAACGGTGACTGTCGTTGATGCAAACGGCAAGATCGTCGCCAACCTTCCGGTCGCACCCTTCGCAAACCACGTGGTGGCAGACGGTAAGGGCGGCGTTTACGCGGTCAACAAGTCCATGAACCCGGACGATCCAAACGGCGACCGCGTCACACTCATCACCGCGAAGTAA
- the coaD gene encoding pantetheine-phosphate adenylyltransferase: MTSAFYPGSFDPMTNGHLDVLVQALNVAERVIVGIGVHPGKVPLFSFEERAAMIRSSLTEALPDRAASLEVVSFDGLVIHAARAHNARLLIRGLRDGTDFDYEMQMAGMNAQMAPDIQTVFLPASVSSRPITATLVRQIAKMGGDVGSFVPACVAGALASRFAS, encoded by the coding sequence TTGACGAGCGCTTTCTATCCCGGATCCTTCGATCCCATGACAAACGGCCATCTGGATGTGCTTGTTCAGGCGCTGAATGTTGCCGAGCGCGTCATTGTCGGCATCGGCGTCCATCCCGGCAAGGTGCCTTTGTTCAGCTTCGAAGAGCGTGCCGCCATGATCCGCAGCTCGCTGACGGAGGCTCTGCCGGACCGTGCGGCTTCGCTGGAGGTGGTTTCCTTCGATGGTCTCGTGATCCATGCAGCGAGAGCGCACAATGCGCGCCTGCTGATCCGGGGGCTGCGCGATGGGACAGATTTCGACTACGAAATGCAGATGGCCGGCATGAATGCGCAGATGGCGCCGGACATCCAGACCGTGTTTCTGCCAGCGAGTGTTTCGTCCAGACCCATAACGGCCACATTGGTTCGCCAGATCGCGAAAATGGGCGGCGATGTAGGCTCGTTCGTACCAGCTTGCGTCGCAGGTGCCTTGGCATCCCGGTTCGCAAGCTGA
- a CDS encoding peptidylprolyl isomerase, whose protein sequence is MKLLSLAFAGALAAASLASQAFAAADDFLTIQLKNGPVVVQLMPEIAPKHVAQVKKLAAEGKYNDVAFHRVIDGFMAQTGDVKFGNLTKGFDARRAGMGGSDLPNIPAEFSKVPFERGTVGMARSQDPNSANSQFFIMFAPGSFLNGQYTVIGKVVSGMENVDKIKRGAGGNGEVSDPDRMIKVTVGK, encoded by the coding sequence ATGAAGCTTCTTTCTCTCGCATTTGCTGGCGCACTGGCCGCAGCCTCGCTCGCTTCACAAGCCTTTGCGGCTGCCGACGATTTCCTGACAATCCAGCTGAAGAATGGTCCGGTGGTCGTTCAGTTGATGCCGGAAATCGCACCGAAGCATGTGGCGCAGGTCAAGAAGCTGGCCGCAGAAGGCAAATATAACGATGTTGCCTTTCACCGCGTGATCGACGGTTTCATGGCGCAGACCGGCGACGTGAAGTTCGGCAACCTGACGAAGGGTTTTGACGCCCGCCGCGCCGGCATGGGCGGTTCCGATCTGCCGAATATTCCTGCCGAATTTTCCAAGGTTCCATTCGAGCGCGGCACGGTTGGCATGGCGCGTTCGCAGGATCCGAATTCCGCAAACTCGCAGTTCTTCATCATGTTCGCACCGGGCTCGTTCCTCAACGGTCAGTACACCGTGATCGGCAAGGTCGTTTCCGGCATGGAAAATGTCGACAAGATCAAGCGCGGCGCAGGCGGCAATGGCGAAGTTTCAGATCCCGACCGGATGATCAAGGTCACCGTCGGCAAGTAA
- a CDS encoding peptidylprolyl isomerase: MAEIKDPENTIIMETTKGKVVIALMPDLAPGHVARIKELAREGAYDGVVFHRVIADFMAQTGDVKFGKKGGESFNPARAGMGGSDKPDLKAEFSAVPHVRGTCSMARSQSPNSANSQFFICFTDAPWLNKQYSVWGQVIEGMDFIDQIKKGEPVSDPDSIVSMKVAADIAA, encoded by the coding sequence ATGGCCGAGATCAAGGATCCGGAAAACACCATCATCATGGAAACGACAAAGGGCAAGGTTGTCATTGCTCTGATGCCGGATCTCGCACCGGGCCACGTTGCCCGCATCAAGGAACTGGCACGTGAAGGCGCCTATGACGGCGTTGTCTTCCACCGCGTAATCGCAGACTTCATGGCCCAGACCGGCGACGTGAAGTTCGGCAAGAAGGGCGGCGAGAGCTTCAACCCGGCTCGTGCCGGTATGGGCGGCTCCGACAAGCCGGACCTGAAGGCCGAATTCTCGGCTGTTCCGCATGTTCGCGGCACCTGCTCCATGGCGCGTTCGCAGAGCCCGAACTCCGCCAACTCGCAGTTCTTCATCTGCTTTACCGATGCTCCGTGGCTCAACAAGCAGTACTCTGTCTGGGGTCAGGTCATTGAAGGCATGGACTTCATCGACCAGATCAAGAAGGGCGAGCCGGTTTCCGATCCGGACTCCATCGTTTCGATGAAGGTTGCTGCCGATATCGCGGCCTGA
- the queA gene encoding tRNA preQ1(34) S-adenosylmethionine ribosyltransferase-isomerase QueA, which produces MRVDLFDFDLPEENIALRPANPRDSARLLLVQPQGETVLSDQIVRDLPRFLRAGDALVFNDTKVIPAQLEGVRTREGAPDIAVSATLHMRTEPDVWKAFAKPGKRLKIGDRIHFGHSAETCALGSLDATLEDKGDGGEVTLRFDLSGPALDEAIMAVGHIPLPPYIAAKRPEDAQDSKDYQTIYAREEGAVAAPTAGLHFTPDLFAALDAAGIERHFVTLHVGAGTFLPVKADDTTEHKMHSEIGYVSQATADALNAVRARGGRIVSVGTTSLRLLESAAADDGSLKAWSGATDIFITPGYRFKIIDALMTNFHLPRSTLFMLVSAFAGYETMRAAYDHAISTGYRFYSYGDSSLLFRNDSR; this is translated from the coding sequence ATGCGCGTCGATCTATTCGATTTCGATCTGCCAGAAGAAAACATCGCACTCAGGCCCGCCAATCCGCGGGATAGCGCGCGGCTGCTTCTGGTTCAGCCGCAGGGTGAAACCGTGTTGTCGGACCAGATCGTGCGTGATCTGCCGCGCTTTCTGAGAGCGGGAGACGCGCTGGTCTTCAACGATACCAAAGTCATTCCCGCCCAGCTTGAAGGTGTTCGAACCCGCGAAGGCGCGCCCGATATCGCCGTTTCCGCGACGCTTCACATGCGCACCGAGCCGGATGTCTGGAAGGCTTTCGCCAAGCCGGGCAAGCGCCTGAAGATCGGTGACCGCATTCACTTCGGCCATTCGGCGGAAACCTGTGCTCTCGGCAGCCTGGACGCGACGCTGGAAGACAAGGGCGACGGCGGCGAAGTAACGCTGCGCTTCGATCTGTCCGGTCCGGCGCTGGATGAGGCAATCATGGCCGTGGGGCATATTCCGCTGCCGCCCTACATTGCTGCCAAGCGACCGGAAGATGCGCAGGACAGCAAGGATTACCAGACGATTTATGCGCGGGAAGAGGGCGCTGTCGCTGCCCCGACCGCCGGATTGCACTTCACGCCGGATCTTTTCGCGGCGCTCGATGCGGCGGGGATTGAGCGGCATTTCGTGACGCTGCATGTGGGCGCGGGAACATTTCTGCCGGTCAAGGCGGATGATACGACCGAACACAAGATGCATTCCGAAATCGGTTATGTTTCGCAAGCGACAGCCGATGCGCTGAACGCGGTGCGGGCGAGGGGCGGGCGGATCGTCTCCGTTGGCACGACATCGCTGCGTCTTCTGGAAAGTGCCGCAGCTGACGATGGCAGCCTGAAGGCCTGGAGCGGCGCGACGGATATCTTCATCACGCCCGGCTACCGCTTCAAGATCATCGATGCGCTGATGACCAATTTCCACCTGCCGCGCTCGACGCTGTTTATGCTCGTTTCCGCTTTTGCCGGTTACGAGACGATGCGCGCGGCTTACGATCATGCGATTTCCACAGGCTATCGCTTCTATTCCTATGGCGATTCCAGCCTGCTTTTCCGGAACGATTCACGATGA
- the tgt gene encoding tRNA guanosine(34) transglycosylase Tgt yields the protein MTENFTFNLKATDGKARLGEITMPRGTIRTPAFMPVGTVGTVKAMYLDQVRDAGADIILGNTYHLMLRPGAERVARLGGLHELIRWPEPILTDSGGFQVMSLSGLRKLDEQGVTFKSHIDGSLHHMSPERSIEIQGLLDSDIQMQLDECVALPAEPKEIERAMELSLRWAERCRVAFGNQPGKAMFGIVQGGDQPNLRIRSAEGLKQLDLKGYAVGGLAVGEPQDVMLDMLNITLPVLPTEKPRYLMGVGTPDDIIKSVARGIDMFDCVMPTRSGRHGLAFTRKGKVNIRNAKHAEDMRPLDEQSSCPATRDYSRAYLHHLVRSNEALGGMLLSWNNLSYYQELMQGIRKSIAEGRFEDFMAETQEAWARGDD from the coding sequence ATGACCGAGAACTTCACGTTCAACCTCAAGGCCACTGACGGCAAGGCGCGGCTTGGCGAAATTACCATGCCGCGCGGCACCATCCGTACGCCCGCCTTCATGCCTGTCGGTACGGTTGGCACGGTCAAGGCCATGTATCTGGATCAGGTGCGGGACGCCGGTGCCGATATTATTCTCGGCAACACCTATCACCTGATGCTTCGCCCCGGCGCGGAGCGGGTGGCGCGCCTTGGTGGCCTGCACGAACTGATCCGCTGGCCGGAACCGATCCTCACCGATTCCGGCGGCTTCCAGGTCATGTCGCTTTCCGGCCTGCGCAAGCTGGATGAGCAGGGCGTGACCTTCAAGAGCCATATCGATGGCTCGCTGCATCATATGTCGCCGGAACGCTCCATCGAGATCCAAGGCCTGCTGGATTCCGATATCCAGATGCAGCTTGATGAATGCGTGGCGCTTCCGGCTGAGCCGAAGGAAATCGAACGCGCCATGGAGTTGTCCTTGCGCTGGGCAGAACGCTGCCGGGTGGCCTTCGGCAACCAGCCTGGCAAGGCCATGTTCGGTATCGTGCAAGGCGGTGATCAGCCAAACCTGCGTATTCGTTCGGCCGAAGGCCTGAAACAGCTCGACCTGAAGGGCTATGCGGTGGGCGGTCTGGCCGTTGGCGAGCCGCAGGATGTCATGCTTGACATGCTGAACATCACGCTGCCGGTCTTGCCTACCGAGAAGCCGCGGTACTTGATGGGCGTCGGTACGCCGGACGATATCATCAAATCGGTGGCACGCGGTATCGACATGTTCGACTGTGTCATGCCGACCCGGTCCGGTCGCCACGGTCTGGCCTTCACCCGCAAGGGTAAGGTCAACATCCGCAACGCCAAGCACGCCGAGGACATGCGTCCGCTGGACGAACAATCCAGCTGCCCGGCGACGCGCGATTATTCCCGCGCCTATCTGCACCACCTCGTGCGCTCCAATGAAGCGCTCGGCGGCATGCTGCTCTCCTGGAACAATCTTTCCTATTATCAGGAGCTGATGCAGGGCATTCGCAAGTCGATTGCCGAAGGGCGCTTCGAGGATTTCATGGCTGAAACGCAGGAAGCCTGGGCGCGCGGCGACGATTGA
- a CDS encoding DUF4864 domain-containing protein produces the protein MAFRLAFALVALVLAFVRPASAEDPVAEAQKIIADQIEALKTDDARTAYSFASPGIRSMFPDERVFLTMVREKYEPLYHAVNYAFGRSKLVGGGEVVFQEVILTGRGTKDSTAIYDMRLQDDGTYKVNGVRMLAKTTSQGI, from the coding sequence ATGGCATTTCGACTCGCATTCGCTCTTGTTGCCCTCGTCCTTGCTTTCGTGCGCCCGGCTTCGGCGGAAGATCCGGTGGCGGAAGCGCAGAAAATCATCGCTGATCAGATCGAGGCTCTGAAAACCGATGACGCGCGCACCGCCTACTCCTTCGCATCGCCCGGCATCCGCAGCATGTTTCCCGATGAGCGGGTTTTCCTCACCATGGTGCGTGAGAAATACGAGCCGCTTTATCACGCCGTGAACTACGCGTTCGGTCGGTCAAAACTTGTCGGTGGCGGCGAGGTCGTGTTCCAGGAAGTCATTCTGACGGGTCGCGGAACGAAGGATTCTACAGCGATCTACGACATGCGCCTGCAGGATGATGGCACCTACAAGGTGAATGGCGTTCGAATGCTGGCCAAAACCACCAGCCAGGGAATCTGA
- a CDS encoding MFS transporter has protein sequence MKILGAPALLFFCNAIVFVTLFTRLPAIQQSLGVDKAWLGLALLGAPIGTFLALPVAGRVVNALTPRVAAPLLLSAAALTTPFLTIAPFWGFFLCFLLFGFLRTIQDVAANMIATGIEQRTGKKVLSRSHGFWSIGLLIGSLASGYLAEAGLSPFLHQSGAVLVVFLCCFTVWRIAPPDMQFTATAGKRQVFVLPDRIIILICVMVFGICISEGAVYDWGIFYLREVLSADASTAGILYALFTVGMGATRLVGDKLREKFGAKTLVRGSAGGVAVGIALLLSAQGLWQAGIALFLIGCGVALAFPLAVATAIERGQGQPADNLAALSLTLLLSNIGVPPLLGFVAEHAGLPASFAVLLPFLVISFIMAPVAQGRVPRLLAGRVPVAANDGEKEVLAAVSPQDAARG, from the coding sequence ATGAAAATCCTTGGCGCTCCGGCGTTGCTGTTTTTCTGCAACGCCATTGTCTTCGTTACATTGTTCACCCGTCTGCCTGCGATCCAGCAAAGCCTGGGCGTGGACAAGGCGTGGCTTGGCCTCGCGCTTCTTGGCGCGCCGATTGGCACTTTTCTGGCGCTGCCCGTTGCAGGGCGCGTGGTGAACGCGCTGACCCCTCGTGTAGCTGCACCGCTTCTGCTTTCGGCTGCGGCGCTGACGACGCCATTCCTGACCATCGCTCCTTTCTGGGGCTTCTTTCTCTGCTTCCTGCTGTTTGGTTTTTTGCGCACCATTCAGGATGTCGCAGCCAACATGATTGCCACCGGGATCGAGCAGCGGACGGGCAAGAAGGTGCTTTCGCGAAGCCATGGTTTCTGGTCGATCGGTCTTCTGATCGGTTCGCTGGCGTCGGGGTATCTGGCGGAAGCAGGGCTCAGCCCGTTCCTGCACCAGTCCGGTGCGGTGCTTGTGGTTTTCCTCTGCTGCTTTACGGTCTGGCGCATCGCGCCGCCCGACATGCAGTTTACGGCGACGGCGGGAAAGCGACAGGTTTTCGTGCTGCCGGACCGCATCATCATTCTCATCTGCGTGATGGTCTTCGGCATCTGCATCAGCGAAGGGGCCGTGTACGACTGGGGGATTTTCTACCTACGGGAAGTTCTTTCCGCCGATGCCTCCACCGCCGGCATTCTCTATGCGCTGTTTACCGTCGGCATGGGCGCCACGCGACTGGTGGGTGACAAGCTGCGGGAGAAGTTCGGTGCCAAGACGCTGGTGCGAGGTTCTGCAGGCGGCGTCGCTGTTGGGATCGCGCTGCTCTTGTCTGCGCAGGGCCTTTGGCAGGCGGGCATTGCGCTCTTCCTGATCGGATGTGGTGTTGCGCTTGCATTTCCATTGGCCGTGGCCACGGCGATCGAACGGGGGCAGGGGCAGCCTGCGGACAATCTGGCCGCGCTATCGCTGACGCTTCTGCTTTCGAATATCGGCGTTCCACCACTCCTCGGGTTCGTTGCGGAACATGCCGGGCTTCCGGCAAGCTTTGCTGTGCTCTTGCCCTTCCTGGTCATAAGCTTCATCATGGCGCCCGTCGCTCAGGGACGGGTGCCCCGATTGCTGGCAGGGCGTGTGCCTGTTGCTGCAAATGATGGGGAAAAAGAGGTGCTGGCCGCTGTTTCGCCACAAGATGCGGCGAGGGGTTGA
- a CDS encoding J domain-containing protein: MLGVARDADGAAIKTAYRSRAKTAHPDAGGDVDAFSKLTASYELLLDPVRRKVYDDTGYDPQLTDSKDLEGLLVLDTLVNEIILDERAPGSFDPIAAMRRKLTDRIVNTRFHILELERHRGRIRNHMDRMGRRPDSDVIGRMLTARCDTIADAITKAEGEIKVIEQAYSMLDGYTYELEVELPKAAE; encoded by the coding sequence ATGCTGGGCGTGGCGCGCGATGCAGACGGCGCAGCCATCAAAACCGCCTACCGCTCCCGCGCAAAGACAGCACATCCGGATGCAGGCGGTGATGTGGACGCATTTTCGAAGCTGACGGCATCTTATGAACTGCTGCTCGATCCCGTGCGCCGCAAGGTTTACGATGACACGGGTTATGATCCGCAACTCACCGACAGCAAGGATCTGGAGGGACTGCTGGTCCTCGACACGCTGGTCAACGAGATCATACTGGATGAGCGGGCACCCGGCAGCTTCGACCCGATTGCCGCCATGCGCCGCAAATTGACAGACCGGATCGTCAATACACGTTTTCATATTCTGGAGCTGGAGCGCCATCGCGGTCGTATTCGCAACCATATGGACCGCATGGGCAGGCGCCCGGACAGCGACGTCATAGGCCGCATGCTGACCGCCCGTTGCGATACGATTGCCGATGCCATTACCAAAGCCGAGGGTGAGATCAAGGTGATTGAACAGGCCTATTCCATGCTCGACGGCTATACCTATGAGCTGGAAGTGGAACTTCCCAAGGCTGCGGAATAA